The following are encoded in a window of Mycobacteroides chelonae CCUG 47445 genomic DNA:
- a CDS encoding ABC transporter family substrate-binding protein, with the protein MPIESPRLRLCAVLGVVLLAGCSVSAPPAVQGSETTNSTTPPPPKKEQIVVGIDSIGAGFNPHLLSDQSPVNSAISSLVLPSAFRPVPDSTTTTGSRWELDPTLLVSAEETSQEPFTVTYTIRPEAQWTDNAPIGADDFSYLWQQMLVQPGTVDPAGYGNITDVQSRDGGKRVVVTFDHKYPAWRELFTDLLPAHIVKDIPGGFASGLIKSMPASGGRFRVDAIDPQRDEILLARNDRYWAKPAVPDEILFRRAGAPTVLADSIRNGDTQVAQVHGSAVTFAQLSNIPGVRTARIVAPRTLQLTLRAGQPTLTDAKVRRGLLGLLDVGLLAAVAAGNDNAVTLAAAQVRSPSDPGYKPTAPTALTRDAALALLKEAGYEAVEVPPAPGAPAGPPQITRDGEPLSLVIGAAANDPTSVAVANTAADQLRNAGVRASVLALDPPTLYGQAIPDGRVDAIVGWHQSGGDLATVLASRYGCPALQSSKLPETRTTTPPPPPASNTPAPPAREESVRAPSNLTGLCDEGLQASIDAALTGQADVGKVVDQAEPQLWKMATVLPIMQDTTIAAAGPSVQNVELTGAVPVGIVATAGEWKKTRP; encoded by the coding sequence ATGCCGATCGAGTCACCGCGCCTGCGACTGTGCGCAGTACTCGGTGTGGTGCTGCTCGCGGGGTGCTCCGTCAGTGCGCCACCGGCCGTGCAAGGCAGCGAAACCACCAATTCCACGACACCGCCGCCGCCCAAAAAAGAGCAGATCGTGGTGGGTATCGATTCGATCGGCGCCGGATTCAATCCGCACCTGCTGTCGGATCAGTCACCGGTGAACTCCGCGATCAGCTCGCTGGTGCTGCCCAGTGCGTTCCGCCCGGTGCCCGACTCGACGACCACCACCGGCTCACGCTGGGAGCTGGACCCGACGCTGCTGGTATCGGCCGAAGAGACCAGCCAGGAACCCTTCACGGTCACCTACACGATCCGTCCCGAGGCGCAGTGGACCGATAACGCACCCATCGGTGCCGACGATTTCTCCTACCTGTGGCAACAGATGCTCGTTCAGCCCGGGACCGTCGACCCGGCGGGCTACGGAAACATCACCGACGTGCAGTCACGTGACGGCGGCAAGCGTGTGGTCGTCACCTTCGACCACAAATACCCGGCCTGGCGCGAGCTGTTCACCGATCTGCTGCCCGCGCACATCGTGAAGGACATTCCGGGCGGGTTCGCCTCCGGGCTGATCAAGTCGATGCCCGCGTCCGGGGGACGCTTCCGGGTCGACGCGATCGACCCCCAGCGCGACGAGATCCTGCTCGCCCGTAACGACCGGTACTGGGCCAAACCCGCGGTTCCCGACGAAATCCTGTTCCGGCGTGCAGGCGCGCCCACGGTGCTGGCCGACTCGATCCGTAACGGGGACACCCAGGTAGCCCAGGTGCACGGCAGTGCGGTGACCTTCGCTCAGCTGTCCAACATTCCTGGCGTGCGCACCGCGCGCATCGTCGCGCCGCGCACCTTGCAGCTGACCTTGCGCGCCGGACAGCCCACGCTCACCGATGCCAAGGTGCGCCGCGGGCTGCTCGGACTGCTGGATGTCGGGCTGCTGGCCGCGGTGGCTGCCGGCAACGACAACGCCGTCACCCTGGCGGCGGCACAGGTGCGTTCCCCCTCGGACCCCGGATACAAGCCCACCGCGCCCACTGCTCTCACCCGCGACGCGGCCCTGGCGTTACTCAAAGAGGCCGGATATGAAGCCGTCGAGGTACCGCCGGCACCCGGCGCCCCGGCAGGTCCGCCACAGATCACCCGGGACGGCGAGCCGCTGAGCCTGGTGATCGGTGCCGCTGCCAACGATCCGACGTCGGTCGCCGTCGCCAACACCGCCGCCGATCAACTGCGCAATGCCGGAGTGCGGGCCAGCGTCCTGGCCCTCGACCCGCCCACGCTGTACGGCCAGGCGATTCCGGACGGCCGCGTCGACGCCATCGTCGGCTGGCACCAGTCGGGCGGAGACCTGGCCACCGTGCTGGCCTCCCGCTACGGCTGCCCGGCGCTGCAATCGAGCAAGCTGCCCGAGACCCGCACCACGACACCGCCCCCGCCACCGGCGAGCAATACGCCGGCGCCGCCAGCGCGGGAAGAATCCGTTCGCGCCCCGAGCAATCTCACCGGGTTGTGCGATGAGGGCCTGCAGGCCAGCATCGACGCCGCGCTCACCGGGCAGGCCGATGTGGGCAAGGTCGTCGATCAGGCCGAGCCGCAATTGTGGAAGATGGCAACGGTGTTGCCGATCATGCAGGACACCACCATCGCCGCGGCCGGGCCCAGCGTGCAGAACGTCGAGCTGACCGGTGCGGTTCCGGTGGGAATCGTGGCCACGGCAGGAGAGTGGAAGAAGACCCGCCCATGA
- the mshB gene encoding N-acetyl-1-D-myo-inositol-2-amino-2-deoxy-alpha-D-glucopyranoside deacetylase, translating into MLVHAHPDDESLTTGGTIARYAAEGADVKVVTCTLGEEGEVIGDRWAQLAVDHADQLGGYRIAELSAALKHLGVEQPVFLGGAGHWRDSGMADTGPLHPRAFAGADIDDAVAELTRLIDEHRPHVVITYDPFGGYGHPDHIQAHTVTTAAVEQASWKVAKLYWTVIATSALSAGLAAMKQLPPGCEPAPVDVIPTYADEQISAAIDVSAYRDAKAAALCAHATQLTVSEDGTSLALSNLIALPLADIEHFVLVRGVAGVDTGWESDLFAGVEL; encoded by the coding sequence ATGCTCGTGCACGCGCACCCCGACGATGAGTCCCTGACGACCGGCGGAACCATCGCGCGGTATGCCGCCGAAGGCGCCGACGTCAAGGTTGTCACCTGCACTCTCGGTGAGGAAGGCGAGGTGATCGGCGACCGCTGGGCACAGCTCGCCGTGGACCACGCCGATCAACTCGGCGGGTACCGCATCGCGGAATTGTCTGCCGCGCTGAAGCACCTCGGGGTCGAGCAGCCCGTTTTTCTTGGTGGTGCCGGGCACTGGCGTGACTCCGGCATGGCCGACACCGGGCCACTGCATCCGCGGGCATTCGCTGGCGCCGACATCGACGATGCCGTCGCGGAACTGACGCGGTTGATCGACGAGCACCGCCCGCACGTCGTCATCACCTACGACCCCTTCGGGGGATATGGGCATCCCGACCACATCCAGGCTCACACGGTGACCACCGCCGCGGTTGAGCAGGCCTCCTGGAAGGTGGCCAAGCTGTACTGGACCGTCATCGCCACCAGTGCGCTGAGCGCGGGGCTCGCCGCGATGAAGCAGCTGCCTCCGGGATGTGAGCCGGCCCCCGTCGACGTCATACCCACTTATGCCGACGAGCAGATCAGCGCCGCCATCGACGTCTCGGCCTATCGCGACGCCAAGGCCGCGGCACTGTGCGCGCATGCCACCCAGCTGACCGTCTCCGAGGACGGGACCTCGCTGGCGCTGTCGAACCTGATCGCGTTACCCCTCGCGGACATCGAGCATTTTGTGCTGGTGCGTGGTGTGGCCGGTGTCGACACCGGATGGGAATCAGATCTGTTCGCCGGCGTGGAGTTGTAA
- a CDS encoding O-methyltransferase: MSLTRTLKQKLPFLRYSFLRAVFGGLNVMRTGQMGDGREEATAEHVIATAPAGDVDAAIDAIDNFAYDQSILMNVGDEKGQLLDAAVKRANPKIALELGAYCGYSGLRIARAAPGAKFFSIEKSGANASVARRVWAHAGLADRTTCLTGTADDGTTLDTLTKDYGFTEGCLDFVFIDHWKDVYLDDLQRLMERGWLHPGTIVVADNVGFPGSPKYRAYMKEQQGKRWQTIEHETHVEYQTLVKDLVLESEYLG; this comes from the coding sequence GTGAGTCTTACGAGAACGCTCAAGCAGAAACTTCCGTTTCTGCGGTATTCGTTTCTGCGTGCGGTGTTCGGCGGGCTGAACGTCATGCGCACTGGTCAGATGGGCGATGGCCGCGAGGAGGCCACTGCCGAGCACGTCATCGCGACCGCCCCGGCGGGAGATGTCGACGCCGCGATCGACGCCATCGACAACTTCGCGTATGACCAATCGATTCTGATGAATGTCGGCGACGAAAAGGGGCAGCTGCTCGATGCGGCCGTCAAACGCGCCAATCCCAAGATCGCCCTCGAATTGGGCGCGTACTGCGGCTACAGCGGGCTGCGGATCGCGCGTGCGGCTCCCGGCGCCAAGTTCTTCTCCATCGAGAAGTCGGGGGCCAACGCCTCGGTGGCCCGTCGGGTCTGGGCACACGCCGGGCTGGCCGACCGCACCACCTGCCTCACCGGCACGGCCGACGACGGCACCACCCTGGACACACTGACCAAGGACTACGGATTCACCGAGGGGTGCCTGGACTTCGTGTTCATCGACCACTGGAAGGACGTCTACCTCGACGACCTGCAGCGGCTGATGGAACGGGGCTGGCTGCATCCGGGCACGATCGTGGTGGCCGACAACGTTGGCTTCCCCGGCTCCCCCAAGTACCGCGCGTACATGAAGGAGCAGCAGGGCAAGCGCTGGCAGACCATCGAGCACGAGACCCATGTCGAGTACCAGACATTGGTGAAGGACCTGGTCCTCGAGTCGGAGTACTTGGGCTAG